One Dermacentor andersoni chromosome 6, qqDerAnde1_hic_scaffold, whole genome shotgun sequence genomic window carries:
- the LOC129383499 gene encoding methylmalonyl-CoA mutase, mitochondrial-like, translating to MLRASQSWRNLIYRSTYVQCSWDSTSAAASSAAGAAAPAASPSTAAATASTGVDFKFPPEWAKRATKQLKGKPPESLAWHTAEGITVKPLYTSEDIKGLPEDYPGMFPFTRGPYPTMYAGRPWTIRQYAGFSTVEESNKFYKDNIKAGVQGLSVAFDLATHCGYDSDNPRVKGDVGMAGVAVDSVEDMKALFDGIPLEKISVSMTMNGAVIPVLSMFIVAGEEQGVEVGQLSGTIQNDILKEFMVRNTYIYPPDPSMRIIGDIFAFVSKNMPKYNSISISGYHIQEAGANNVLELAFTIADGLEYCRTGLKAGMTIDDFAPRLSFFWGIGMKFYMEIAKMRAARRLWATLIKKNFNPKNENSLKLRTHSQTSGWSLTEQDPYNNIVRTTIEAMASVFGGTQSLHTNAFDEALALPSRFSARIARNTQIILQEESGIPHVIDPWGGSYLMEALTSQVYDEALKIITEVEEMGGMAKAVASGMPKLRIEECAARKQALIDSGKEVIVGVNKYRLEKEDPIDVLMVDNTKVRNSQIAKLEQIRKTRDNEKTQAALDAITESAKTGEGNLLALAIDAARLRATVGEISYAMEKVFGRHVASDRMVSGAYKSTFGEDEEISNVIAKVDAFQEREGRRPRILVAKMGQDGHDRGAKVIATGFADMGFDVDIGPLFQTPEEVAQQAIDADVHVVGVSSLAAGHKTLVPELVKALKKMNRPDIHIVVGGVIPPQDYDFLYKAGAAAIFGPGTRIPVCAEQVLELISGKKNEEKGKQQA from the coding sequence ATGTTGAGGGCATCCCAGAGTTGGCGTAATCTCATCTACAGGAGCACTTATGTCCAGTGCTCGTGGGACTCCACTAGCGCTGCAGCAAGTTCTGCTGCAGGCGCTGCCGCTCCTGCGGCGTCCCCGTCTACAGCAGCAGCTACAGCGTCGACCGGCGTGGATTTCAAGTTTCCCCCAGAATGGGCGAAACGTGCCACAAAACAGCTGAAAGGAAAGCCCCCCGAGAGTCTCGCGTGGCATACGGCGGAAGGCATCACCGTGAAGCCGCTTTACACAAGCGAAGACATCAAGGGACTGCCCGAGGATTACCCTGGCATGTTCCCCTTCACGAGAGGCCCTTACCCGACCATGTACGCAGGTCGGCCGTGGACGATTCGTCAGTATGCTGGTTTCAGTACGGTTGAAGAGAGCAATAAATTCTACAAGGACAACATAAAGGCCGGCGTGCAGGGCCTGTCGGTCGCCTTCGACTTGGCGACACACTGTGGGTACGACTCTGACAACCCGCGAGTCAAGGGAGATGTCGGTATGGCCGGTGTGGCAGTGGATTCCGTTGAAGACATGAAGGCGCTCTTTGACGGCATACCCCTGGAGAAAATATCGGTGTCCATGACAATGAATGGTGCTGTCATTCCTGTGCTATCAATGTTCATTGTAGCTGGAGAAGAACAAGGTGTCGAAGTTGGACAACTTTCTGGAACCATACAAAACGACATCCTCAAGGAGTTCATGGTACGGAACACCTACATTTATCCCCCTGACCCATCAATGCGCATTATCGGCGACATCTTTGCGTTTGTCTCGAAAAACATGCCAAAATACAATTCCATTTCCATCTCAGGCTACCACATACAAGAAGCAGGAGCAAACAACGTTCTGGAACTAGCCTTCACAATTGCTGATGGACTCGAATACTGCAGGACGGGGTTGAAGGCTGGCATGACCATCGATGACTTTGCACCCAGGCTGTCATTCTTTTGGGGCATTGGCATGAAATTTTACATGGAGATCGCAAAAATGAGAGCTGCACGCAGGTTGTGGGCTACACTGATCAAGAAAAATTTCAACCCGAAGAATGAAAACTCACTGAAGCTGCGCACTCATTCTCAGACTTCGGGCTGGTCACTTACGGAGCAAGATCCTTACAACAACATTGTCCGCACCACGATTGAAGCCATGGCATCTGTTTTTGGTGGTACACAATCCCTCCACACTAATGCTTTCGATGAGGCCCTTGCACTACCATCCAGATTTAGTGCGAGGATTGCCAGAAATACTCAAATCATTCTGCAGGAAGAAAGTGGAATACCACATGTGATAGACCCTTGGGGTGGTTCATATCTCATGGAGGCGCTCACTTCTCAGGTGTATGATGAAGCTCTTAAAATAATCACTGAGGTTGAAGAAATGGGAGGCATGGCAAAGGCTGTGGCATCGGGCATGCCCAAACTGCGCATAGAGGAATGTGCAGCCAGAAAACAGGCCCTGATTGACAGTGGTAAAGAAGTAATTGTAGGTGTAAACAAATATCGTCTTGAGAAGGAGGACCCCATTGACGTCTTGATGGTGGACAACACAAAAGTGAGAAATTCGCAGATTGCCAAGCTCGAACAAATCCGCAAGACCCGGGACAATGAGAAAACCCAAGCAGCTCTAGATGCCATCACGGAATCTGCAAAGACTGGAGAAGGCAACCTGTTAGCATTGGCCATTGATGCAGCTAGACTAAGAGCTACAGTCGGTGAAATCTCTTATGCCATGGAAAAGGTGTTTGGTCGCCATGTCGCATCTGATAGAATGGTGTCCGGTGCCTACAAGTCTACATTTGGAGAGGATGAGGAAATTTCGAATGTGATAGCCAAAGTAGATGCTTTCCAGGAGCGCGAAGGACGACGGCCACGTATTCTCGTTGCCAAGATGGGACAAGATGGCCACGATAGAGGTGCCAAAGTCATTGCTACAGGATTTGCTGACATGGGCTTTGATGTTGATATCGGCCCACTGTTCCAGACGCCTGAAGAAGTCGCACAGCAGGCAATCGATGCTGATGTACACGTTGTTGGTGTGAGCAGCTTAGCTGCTGGCCACAAGACCCTTGTGCCAGAGCTGGTAAAAGCTCTGAAAAAGATGAATAGGCCAGACATACACATTGTTGTTGGCGGTGTCATTCCACCGCAGGATTATGATTTCCTGTATAAGGCTGGTGCTGCTGCAATCTTCGGTCCTGGTACACGCATACCAGTGTGTGCGGAACAAGTGCTTGAACTCATAtcaggaaagaaaaatgaagagaaaggaaaGCAGCAAGCATGA